One region of Exiguobacterium acetylicum genomic DNA includes:
- a CDS encoding bifunctional cystathionine gamma-lyase/homocysteine desulfhydrase, whose product MRKKTALIHGGTGVDRATGAVTPPIYQTSTYKQDKIGQLKDGYEYSRTANPTRTSIERLIADLEGGARGFAFGSGMAAIHAVFHLLESGDHIVMTDDVYGGTFRLMQRVLPKFNIEVTFVDTTDLAATEAAIQDNTKIVYVETPTNPLLKVTDIAAIATIAKRHDLKLVVDNTFATPYHQQPLALGADIVLHSATKYIGGHSDVVAGLVVVKDDALGEELHFIQNSTGGVLGPQDSFLLVRGLRTLGIRMDAIEETAHDLVAFLQAQDIVSNIFYPGLASHPGHEIQAKQATGFGGMISFDVGSAANAEKLVEATHFFTLAESLGAVESLISVPARMTHASIPAERRAELGITDGLVRISVGLEDAEDLKEDLTRAFTFLEKVSEKTV is encoded by the coding sequence ATGCGTAAGAAGACAGCATTGATTCATGGAGGAACAGGTGTCGACCGGGCAACAGGAGCCGTCACACCGCCGATCTATCAAACAAGCACATACAAACAGGATAAAATCGGTCAACTCAAGGACGGATACGAATACTCACGGACAGCGAACCCAACACGGACGAGCATCGAACGATTGATTGCGGATCTCGAGGGCGGTGCACGTGGTTTTGCCTTCGGTTCTGGGATGGCAGCGATCCATGCCGTCTTCCACTTGCTTGAGTCTGGCGACCACATCGTCATGACAGATGACGTCTACGGTGGTACGTTCCGCTTGATGCAACGCGTCTTACCGAAGTTCAACATCGAAGTGACATTCGTCGATACGACGGACCTTGCAGCGACGGAAGCAGCGATCCAAGACAACACGAAGATCGTCTACGTCGAAACACCGACGAACCCGTTGTTGAAAGTTACGGACATCGCAGCCATCGCAACGATTGCCAAACGTCACGATCTTAAACTCGTCGTCGATAACACGTTCGCGACTCCATATCATCAACAACCACTCGCGCTCGGTGCAGACATCGTCTTGCACAGTGCGACGAAATACATCGGCGGACACTCAGACGTCGTCGCTGGACTTGTCGTCGTCAAAGATGATGCGCTCGGCGAAGAGCTTCACTTCATTCAAAACTCGACAGGCGGCGTGCTTGGACCGCAAGACAGCTTCTTGCTCGTCCGTGGTCTTCGTACACTCGGTATACGGATGGATGCGATCGAAGAGACAGCCCATGATCTCGTTGCGTTCCTGCAAGCGCAAGACATCGTCTCGAACATCTTCTACCCGGGACTTGCATCGCATCCTGGTCACGAGATTCAAGCGAAACAAGCGACTGGATTTGGTGGGATGATCAGCTTTGATGTCGGTTCAGCAGCGAACGCAGAAAAACTCGTCGAGGCGACACACTTCTTCACACTCGCTGAGAGTCTTGGTGCCGTCGAGAGTCTGATTTCCGTTCCTGCACGGATGACGCACGCGTCGATCCCAGCAGAACGTCGGGCAGAACTCGGTATCACGGACGGTCTCGTTCGGATTTCAGTTGGACTTGAAGACGCGGAAGATTTGAAAGAAGACTTAACACGTGCTTTCACGTTCCTCGAAAAAGTTTCTGAAAAAACTGTTTGA